GATCGTTCAGGATCATCGGATTGACCTTGGCTACCTGACCGACAAAGCCCAGATCAACGTCACTGTCCGCCTTTTGGGCGACAATTAGATTTGCATCCTTGCCTGAAAGGCCAACTGACCGCCCGCCAAGATTGTTAATAATCGAGACGATGCCCTTGTTCGTCTTGCCGGCAAGAACCATTTCGACTATCTCCATGGTCTCGGCGTCAGTTACCCGCCTGCCGCCGACGAATTCGGGTTCCTTGCCCAGCTTCTGCATAACTGCGCTGATCTCAGGTCCGCCTCCATGAACAAGGATCGGTTTCATACCTACATAATGCATAAGCACGACATCCTTGCACACGCCGACCTTCAGATCATCGTCGATCATGGCGTTGCCGCCGTATTTGATGACTATTATCTTTCCGGCATAGTGCTGTATATACGGCAGCGCCTGGACAAGTATATTAGCCTGCTCGCTTGTATAGTTCATGGTCTCACTCCATTGTGTTCTCGCCCTCCAGGTAAGATACCTGAAGGGATACTTAATTCTCACTCAACATGGTATCTGTCCGCCACCTCTGAGTCAACAACACAAAAAGGCCGCGGATACTATAACCCGCGGCCTGACGATATCTAAGGCATGATATATCTTAAAGTGGACGCATCCCCTCCGGCCGCGGCAAGTACGTACGACGAGCACGCAGTCTGCGAACCTTTGCGCTTGTCTTAAGGCCGGTATACGGTTTTGTCATATCAAATGGCATCATTATATTCCTATTATGGCCAACCATCGTGATTTTAACAGTTAGCCTGGGGATTGTCAAATTTTCAGTGTGCAAAATTTGACATTGCTCATTTTCGCTGATATACTCACCTTAAGTATGCTAGTGAAAGGAGGACGTGAAATGAACATGGCGCTGACTAATAACACCGCTAATTTTGTGTGCACTACCATGCACACTAATAGTATTGCACGTCCCCCTGAGCAGCGGCATACATAACCCATTTCTTATAATCAGAAGTTCAAAGGCCGCTTCTTTCAGGGAAGCGGCCTTTTTAGTCAACCAATATGCAGATAAAGGCGGACGGATGAATGGAAAATAAACGTAAACCCAGCGAATTCACACGGTTTGTTATTGCTGACCTCAGAGGTAATCAATATGAGGTTACTGCCGATAGTTATGCTAAATGCCCGGCGCTTCGCCGTCACGAACCTGTTTATGGATTGCTGAGACAGTTCGTTTCAAATGAGCTTGGTCACAAGACCCAGACCGAGGGCGTTCCAAAACATATCGAATATATGCGCCGCCACGAGCTTGTGGACTACTGCGATGTATCAGAGAAAGGTCACTATAAATGGTACCCAAATGGGCTTCTGATGCAGCGATTGATCCTGGACTATGCAGCCGATCTTGCTCGCGACTGGGGGGCATTTGAGATGAAAAACCCGCTTGTTATTCGAGGCGATTCGAACATAGTCGGTGAGCTGATGGGGGAGTTTCACGAACGGGACTATAGAGTGGATGGCGGCAGAGGCATCGGCTATCTTCGCTACGCATCAGATCCGTTGGCTTTTCCATTCATGCAGGGCGTGCGGTTTACTTACAAACAAACGCCGCTAAAGGTCTACGAAGAGGCCACATGCTTTCGCAACGAGCAGGAGGGTGAAGTAAGCGGCCTCAAGCGCGTACGCAATTTTATGATGACTGATATGCATGCCGCATGCGCTTCGGCAGAACAAGCAAAAACCGAATTTGAGAACCTCTGTCTGCGATTTGCAGATTTGATGAACCATATCATAGCGCAGGGCCGATGGGTCCTCGGATGGGAAGGGACAATTGACTTTTTTGAGGAAAATCAAGACTGGCTAGTCGGTCTTGGAGTGCAAATGAATGTGCCCGCTTTTTTTAAGCTGATGCCTCAAATGAGCCATTATTACGCAATCAAAAACGAGTTCCAGAGTATTACGCAGGATAAGTCCAATGTCCAGGTGAGTACCGTGCAGTGGGACGTGAAGGATGGAAAGAGGTTCGATATAGGCTTTATTGATGAGGACGGTCAAAAGCGCCCGTGCCCTGTGATTATTCATGCATCGAGCTTCGGCAGCATAGAGC
The DNA window shown above is from bacterium and carries:
- the argB gene encoding acetylglutamate kinase, translated to MNYTSEQANILVQALPYIQHYAGKIIVIKYGGNAMIDDDLKVGVCKDVVLMHYVGMKPILVHGGGPEISAVMQKLGKEPEFVGGRRVTDAETMEIVEMVLAGKTNKGIVSIINNLGGRSVGLSGKDANLIVAQKADSDVDLGFVGQVAKVNPMILNDLLEHNYIPVISSVAIGPNGESFNVNADHIAGEIAAEVGATKLMMMTDVPGIYSDFSDKSTFISELKVADAKQMIKTKQIDKGMIPKVEACMTALAGAVERTHIIDGTMPHSLLMEIFTDTGIGTMIVP